One Nocardioides oleivorans DNA segment encodes these proteins:
- a CDS encoding TadA family conjugal transfer-associated ATPase produces the protein MSAPVPAAVLDDVRRRLAGSAGDLTPHRVAEALRASGSPVGDATVLAVHDLLRRDVLGAGPLEDLLRLPDVTDVLVNGPDDVWIDRGAGLERASVSFPDDSSVRRLAQRLAASAGRRLDDATPHADVRLPDGTRFHAVLAPVARTGTVLSLRVPRGRVWTLPELVAAGALPPDGAFLLEELVDARCAFLVTGGTGTGKTSVLSALLSLVDPGERIVLVEDASELRPDHPHVVALEGRPANIEGAGAISLQTLVRQALRMRPDRLVVGEVRGAEVVDLLAALNTGHGGGCGTLHANSAADVPARIEALSLAAGLPREAAHSQLASALDVVIHLGRGRDGRRRVLELGVPERDSAGLVALRTAASFEPDRVVRGPAAAALMARLGGVAW, from the coding sequence ATGAGCGCGCCGGTCCCGGCCGCGGTCCTCGACGACGTACGCCGTCGGCTGGCGGGCTCCGCCGGTGACCTGACGCCGCACCGGGTGGCCGAGGCGTTGCGGGCCTCCGGGTCGCCGGTCGGCGACGCGACCGTGCTCGCGGTCCACGACCTCCTGCGCCGCGACGTGCTCGGGGCCGGCCCGCTCGAGGACCTGCTCCGGCTGCCGGACGTCACCGACGTCCTCGTCAACGGCCCGGACGACGTGTGGATCGACCGCGGTGCCGGGCTCGAGCGGGCGTCGGTCTCCTTCCCCGACGACTCCTCCGTGCGCCGCCTCGCGCAGCGGCTGGCGGCGTCGGCGGGCCGGCGACTGGACGACGCGACGCCCCACGCCGACGTCCGGCTCCCCGACGGGACGCGGTTCCACGCCGTGCTGGCCCCGGTCGCACGGACCGGGACGGTGCTCTCGCTGCGCGTGCCGCGGGGTCGGGTGTGGACACTCCCCGAGCTCGTCGCCGCGGGAGCCCTGCCGCCCGACGGCGCCTTCCTGCTGGAGGAGCTGGTCGACGCGCGGTGCGCGTTCCTGGTCACCGGCGGCACGGGAACCGGCAAGACCTCGGTCCTGTCGGCGTTGCTGTCCCTCGTCGACCCCGGTGAGCGGATCGTGCTCGTCGAGGACGCCAGCGAGCTGCGGCCCGACCACCCGCACGTCGTCGCGCTGGAGGGGCGACCGGCCAACATCGAGGGCGCAGGGGCGATCTCCCTGCAGACACTGGTGCGGCAGGCACTGCGGATGCGCCCGGACCGACTCGTGGTCGGGGAGGTCAGGGGCGCCGAGGTCGTCGACCTGCTGGCGGCCCTCAACACCGGTCACGGCGGCGGGTGCGGCACGCTCCACGCCAACTCGGCGGCCGACGTGCCGGCCCGGATCGAGGCCCTGTCGCTGGCCGCCGGGCTGCCGCGCGAGGCGGCGCACAGCCAGCTGGCCTCGGCGCTCGACGTCGTGATCCACTTGGGGCGAGGCCGCGACGGACGCCGGCGCGTGCTCGAGCTCGGTGTGCCCGAACGGGACAGTGCCGGCCTCGTGGCGCTGCGGACCGCCGCCAGCTTCGAGCCCGACCGGGTCGTGCGTGGGCCTGCGGCGGCGGCGCTCATGGCGCGTCTGGGTGGGGTGGCGTGGTGA
- the ssd gene encoding septum site-determining protein Ssd gives MAVLLLTGSPSVHEVVVPLCAAAGVGAEVSSTPALALPAWAEADLVLVGADLATAVADLAPPRRPGVHVVAHAPDDAVFRSALEIGASSVLDLSSGSAWLADALADVGERASPGRVVGVVGGAGGAGATTLACALAQWQSGRTPTLLVDADPLGPGLDRLLGMEDVAGVRWEGLVDTAGRLGARALRESVPRTNGLGVLTWSGLRRRLDVPTLRRILPSAARGHDLVVLDLARQGPHLSELADRCDDLLVVTPATLPGLAATARLVAELRRDTGAGLVLRPGSVSDADATHVTGLPVVAAVADQRGLAAAVDRGLGPLGSRGPLLRAARDLLPVAA, from the coding sequence ATGGCTGTCCTGCTCCTGACCGGTTCCCCGTCCGTCCACGAGGTCGTCGTGCCGTTGTGCGCCGCCGCGGGCGTCGGTGCCGAGGTGTCGTCCACGCCCGCGCTCGCGCTGCCCGCCTGGGCGGAGGCCGACCTCGTGCTCGTGGGCGCCGACCTCGCGACGGCGGTCGCGGACCTCGCACCGCCGCGTCGCCCGGGCGTCCACGTGGTCGCCCATGCACCCGACGACGCGGTGTTCCGCAGCGCGCTCGAGATCGGTGCGTCCTCGGTGCTCGACCTCTCGTCGGGCTCGGCCTGGCTGGCCGACGCCCTCGCCGACGTCGGTGAACGGGCCTCGCCGGGCCGGGTGGTCGGCGTCGTCGGGGGAGCCGGTGGTGCCGGGGCGACCACGCTGGCCTGCGCGCTCGCCCAGTGGCAGTCCGGACGTACGCCGACGTTGCTCGTCGACGCGGACCCGCTCGGTCCCGGGCTCGACCGGCTCCTCGGGATGGAGGACGTGGCGGGAGTGAGGTGGGAGGGACTCGTCGACACGGCCGGGCGGCTGGGGGCCCGCGCCCTGCGCGAGAGCGTGCCTCGCACCAACGGGCTCGGGGTGCTGACCTGGTCCGGGTTGCGTCGACGCCTCGACGTGCCGACGCTGCGCCGGATCCTGCCCTCGGCGGCGCGCGGTCACGACCTCGTCGTGCTCGACCTCGCCCGTCAGGGGCCCCACCTGTCCGAGCTCGCGGACCGGTGCGACGACCTGCTCGTGGTGACGCCCGCGACGCTCCCCGGGCTGGCCGCGACGGCACGACTGGTGGCCGAGCTGCGACGCGACACCGGTGCGGGCCTGGTGCTCCGCCCCGGCTCGGTGAGCGACGCCGACGCCACCCACGTGACCGGCCTCCCCGTGGTGGCGGCCGTCGCGGACCAGCGCGGGCTCGCCGCCGCGGTCGACCGGGGCCTCGGACCGCTCGGCTCACGCGGTCCGCTCCTGCGCGCCGCCCGCGACCTGCTGCCGGTGGCCGCATGA
- a CDS encoding adenylate/guanylate cyclase domain-containing protein: MTEKLVAEPEAASPGDAPSPPAPVPGVPAAADERPRRRLLPNGIGSIQSKLLLMLLLTSIISTVIVGWFGFRSGTDSLRDATYSRLSEVGDERLKAIQDFVANQRGAVVLDSQGVGVEASRAFNSAFRELDGAQVSDAQQADLESFYSDTYIPHLNNGTGGDFDAAGFVPRGGATGYLQANYTISSTDFDEVAGLDDAGDGSAWSAANARFNPYFRAVGESLGLDDVLMLDGDGNIVYSLYKGAELGTNIVTGDFRSGGLQQVFQDSVRSNSRDFVATADFESYLPSYGAPTMFIASPIGTEGRLTGVLVYELSSEKINGVLSGDAQAGEFQGLGDTGEAYLVGPDETLRTDSRELFTDGEEFRDEAINAGNSADTVDLIMATQRTMLLLQDRSTPAERAGRGQDGTIETTDYLGHDVLAAYQPADIPGLAWSLVTKISADEALAPINDFARNLLIATALVILLVCAASILMARVFTIPLNRLVDGVRAVAGGDLGAQVDSGNRRDEFGDLGAAFNDMSSSLNSKQRLLEAQQAENSRILGGIMPAPLAERYRGGETEISAEHEDVSVVYVEVEGFDAFSRRKSAKESLDLLNGLSRGFDEAARSAGIEKVRQVGTGYVASSGLVVQRVDHARRVVDFALSVADMVERFNSQNGSSLSMRAGINTGSVSSGIVGRSDIVYNLWGDSVELAYRVRTAAGEPGIYVTDEVKQRLGGGYAFQQSGTVTEGDTTVPVWSVRPGSGSPS, from the coding sequence ATGACGGAGAAGCTGGTAGCCGAACCGGAGGCCGCGAGCCCGGGCGACGCGCCCTCACCGCCGGCGCCGGTCCCCGGCGTCCCCGCTGCTGCCGACGAGCGCCCCCGCCGGCGCCTGCTGCCCAACGGCATCGGCAGCATCCAGAGCAAGCTCCTGCTGATGCTGCTGCTCACCAGCATCATCTCCACCGTGATCGTCGGCTGGTTCGGCTTCCGCTCGGGCACCGACTCGCTGCGCGACGCGACGTACTCCCGGCTCAGCGAGGTCGGCGACGAGCGGCTGAAGGCGATCCAGGACTTCGTCGCCAACCAGCGCGGTGCGGTGGTGCTCGACAGCCAGGGCGTCGGCGTCGAGGCCTCGCGCGCGTTCAACAGCGCCTTCCGCGAGCTCGACGGCGCGCAGGTGTCCGACGCCCAGCAGGCCGACCTCGAGTCGTTCTACTCCGACACCTACATCCCCCACCTCAACAACGGCACCGGTGGCGACTTCGACGCCGCGGGCTTCGTGCCGCGGGGCGGGGCGACCGGCTACCTCCAGGCCAACTACACGATCTCCTCCACCGACTTCGACGAGGTCGCCGGGCTCGACGACGCCGGCGACGGCTCGGCCTGGTCGGCGGCCAACGCCCGCTTCAACCCGTACTTCCGCGCGGTCGGCGAGAGCCTGGGGCTCGACGACGTGCTGATGCTCGACGGTGACGGCAACATCGTCTACTCGCTCTACAAGGGCGCCGAGCTCGGCACCAACATCGTCACCGGAGACTTCCGCTCCGGCGGCCTGCAGCAGGTGTTCCAGGACTCGGTCCGCTCCAACTCGCGCGACTTCGTCGCGACGGCCGACTTCGAGTCCTACCTCCCGTCCTACGGCGCGCCGACGATGTTCATCGCCTCCCCGATCGGCACGGAGGGCCGGCTCACCGGCGTCCTGGTCTACGAGCTGTCCTCGGAGAAGATCAACGGTGTCCTGTCGGGGGATGCGCAGGCCGGCGAGTTCCAGGGCCTCGGCGACACCGGCGAGGCCTACCTCGTCGGCCCCGACGAGACGCTGCGCACGGACTCCCGCGAGCTGTTCACCGACGGCGAGGAGTTCCGTGACGAGGCGATCAACGCCGGCAACAGCGCCGACACCGTCGACCTCATCATGGCGACCCAGCGCACCATGCTGCTCCTGCAGGACCGCTCGACCCCGGCCGAGCGGGCCGGCCGGGGGCAGGACGGCACCATCGAGACCACCGACTACCTCGGCCACGACGTGCTCGCCGCCTACCAGCCCGCCGACATCCCGGGCCTCGCCTGGTCGCTCGTCACCAAGATCAGTGCCGACGAGGCCCTTGCCCCGATCAACGACTTCGCCCGCAACCTGCTCATCGCCACCGCCCTGGTGATCCTGCTGGTGTGCGCGGCGTCGATCCTGATGGCGCGCGTCTTCACCATCCCGCTCAACCGGCTCGTCGACGGCGTACGCGCGGTGGCCGGGGGCGACCTCGGCGCCCAGGTCGACAGCGGCAACCGCCGCGACGAGTTCGGCGACCTCGGCGCGGCCTTCAACGACATGTCGTCGAGCCTCAACTCCAAGCAGCGGCTGCTCGAGGCCCAGCAGGCGGAGAACTCCCGCATCCTCGGCGGCATCATGCCCGCGCCGCTCGCCGAGCGGTACCGCGGCGGCGAGACCGAGATCTCCGCGGAGCACGAGGACGTGTCCGTCGTCTACGTCGAGGTCGAGGGCTTCGACGCCTTCTCGCGCCGCAAGTCGGCCAAGGAGTCGCTCGACCTGCTCAACGGCCTGTCCCGCGGCTTCGACGAGGCGGCCCGCTCGGCGGGGATCGAGAAGGTACGTCAGGTCGGCACGGGCTACGTCGCCTCGTCCGGGCTCGTCGTCCAGCGGGTCGACCACGCCCGCCGGGTCGTCGACTTCGCGCTGTCGGTGGCCGACATGGTCGAGCGCTTCAACTCCCAGAACGGCTCGTCGCTCTCGATGCGCGCAGGCATCAACACCGGCAGCGTCAGCTCGGGCATCGTCGGGCGCAGCGACATCGTCTACAACCTCTGGGGAGACTCGGTCGAGCTGGCCTACCGCGTCCGGACGGCGGCGGGCGAGCCCGGCATCTACGTCACCGACGAGGTGAAGCAGCGGCTCGGCGGGGGCTATGCCTTCCAGCAGTCCGGCACCGTCACCGAGGGCGACACCACCGTCCCGGTCTGGTCGGTCCGGCCGGGCAGCGGGAGCCCGTCGTGA
- a CDS encoding mechanosensitive ion channel domain-containing protein: MNLTAQPWFPWVVGVIVGLPVAVLLLSELHLRLTRRGNALAGPVNRLRIWLLPLAGLYIVLTQVGERSSENNGVRVVATLVGVLAVMVALGGLNAVLFGNASDGTWRDRLPSIFVDLARLILVVTGAAIVASYVWGLNVGGLWATLGVGSIVIGLALQNAIGSVVSGLLLLFEQPFRIGDTLDVGGVTGKVVEMNWRSTHLDIGSGVQVIPNATLAGASFSNFSRPTPAHDLVLTTSFSKSDSPHDVTTTLLAVASGLPSLRPGATPTVKLVGDGAYATTIPLVSAGQASTAQSLFLTWLWYSSRRHELSLDGESFVQHPREVVVGALEKVRPTLDLTEEDIEAMALVCEVETYGSGEVMLREGRVPERFAFIVSGSVRLSAATDDAASLDVADLEVGDVVCSDALLRQRATMSSRALTNVDVLQVPLDAVDRLVASKPIVARTLNNLVAVRERQRREAFESVNTGDSLAVVVAPATRAGTDRASA, from the coding sequence GTGAACCTCACCGCGCAGCCGTGGTTCCCCTGGGTCGTGGGGGTCATCGTCGGCCTGCCGGTGGCGGTGCTCCTCCTCTCCGAGCTCCACCTGCGGCTGACCCGCCGCGGCAACGCGCTCGCCGGGCCAGTCAACCGGCTGCGCATCTGGTTGCTGCCGCTGGCCGGCCTCTACATCGTGCTGACCCAGGTCGGCGAGCGGTCCAGCGAGAACAACGGCGTACGCGTCGTGGCGACGCTGGTCGGCGTGCTCGCCGTGATGGTGGCGCTCGGCGGGCTCAACGCGGTGCTCTTCGGCAACGCCAGTGACGGCACGTGGCGCGACCGGCTGCCGAGCATCTTCGTCGACCTCGCCCGGCTGATCCTCGTGGTGACCGGCGCCGCCATCGTGGCGTCGTACGTCTGGGGGCTCAACGTCGGCGGCCTCTGGGCCACCCTCGGAGTCGGATCGATCGTCATCGGTCTCGCGCTCCAGAACGCGATCGGGTCCGTGGTCTCCGGACTCCTCCTGCTCTTCGAGCAGCCGTTCCGCATCGGCGACACCCTCGACGTCGGCGGCGTCACGGGCAAGGTCGTCGAGATGAACTGGCGCTCGACCCACCTCGACATCGGCAGCGGGGTGCAGGTCATCCCCAACGCGACCCTCGCCGGGGCGTCGTTCTCCAACTTCAGCCGTCCGACGCCGGCCCACGACCTCGTCCTCACCACCAGCTTCAGCAAGTCCGACAGCCCGCACGACGTGACGACGACGCTGCTCGCGGTGGCGTCGGGGCTGCCGTCGCTGCGGCCGGGAGCGACGCCCACCGTCAAGCTCGTCGGGGACGGGGCGTACGCCACCACCATCCCGCTCGTCTCCGCCGGTCAGGCCTCGACGGCGCAGTCCCTCTTCCTGACCTGGCTCTGGTACTCCTCGCGGCGCCACGAGCTCTCCCTCGACGGCGAGTCGTTCGTCCAGCACCCGCGCGAGGTCGTCGTGGGCGCGCTGGAGAAGGTGCGACCCACCCTCGACCTCACCGAGGAGGACATCGAGGCGATGGCCCTCGTGTGCGAGGTGGAGACCTACGGCAGCGGCGAGGTGATGCTGCGCGAGGGCCGGGTGCCCGAACGCTTCGCCTTCATCGTGTCGGGGTCCGTCCGCCTCAGCGCGGCGACCGACGACGCCGCGAGCCTCGACGTGGCCGACCTCGAGGTCGGCGACGTGGTCTGCTCGGACGCGCTGCTGCGCCAGCGGGCCACCATGTCGAGCCGCGCACTGACCAACGTCGACGTGCTCCAGGTGCCGCTCGACGCGGTCGACCGGCTCGTCGCGAGCAAGCCGATCGTGGCCCGCACCCTCAACAACCTCGTCGCCGTGCGTGAGCGGCAGCGTCGGGAGGCCTTCGAGTCGGTCAACACCGGCGACTCGCTGGCCGTCGTGGTCGCGCCGGCGACCCGCGCCGGCACCGACCGGGCCTCGGCCTGA
- a CDS encoding HAD family hydrolase produces the protein MTRPTAAFFDLDKTIIAKSSTLAFSREFQAGGLISRRAMLRSAYAQLVFFTGGADHDQMDKMRAFMSQLCAGWDVATVREIVHDTLDNIVEPLVYDEAVSLIEEHRAAGRDVVIVSASGAEVVEPIGEMLGADRVIATRMEIVDGKYTGTIDYYAYAEEKARAIEHLAATMGYDLDECFAYSDSVTDVHMLDVVGHPFAVNPDKELRRIAHERDWPVLSFVRPVALRRRIPVPPARPTLAALAVGGAVAAGGVIWANRRRRGPD, from the coding sequence ATGACCCGCCCCACCGCGGCATTCTTCGACCTCGACAAGACGATCATCGCCAAGTCGAGCACGCTCGCGTTCAGCCGGGAGTTCCAGGCCGGTGGGCTCATCTCACGGCGCGCGATGCTGCGCTCGGCCTACGCCCAGCTCGTCTTCTTCACCGGCGGCGCCGACCACGACCAGATGGACAAGATGCGCGCGTTCATGTCGCAGCTGTGCGCCGGCTGGGACGTGGCGACGGTGCGCGAGATCGTCCACGACACGCTGGACAACATCGTCGAGCCGCTCGTCTACGACGAGGCCGTCAGCCTGATCGAGGAGCACCGTGCGGCCGGGCGTGACGTCGTGATCGTGTCCGCCTCGGGTGCCGAGGTCGTCGAGCCGATCGGCGAGATGCTGGGCGCGGACCGGGTCATCGCGACCCGCATGGAGATCGTCGACGGGAAGTACACCGGCACCATCGACTACTACGCCTACGCCGAGGAGAAGGCCCGCGCGATCGAGCACCTGGCCGCGACCATGGGCTACGACCTCGACGAGTGCTTCGCCTACAGCGACTCGGTCACCGACGTCCACATGCTCGACGTCGTCGGCCACCCGTTCGCCGTCAATCCCGACAAGGAGCTGCGCCGCATCGCGCACGAGCGCGACTGGCCGGTGCTCAGCTTCGTCCGGCCCGTCGCGCTGCGCCGCCGGATCCCCGTGCCGCCGGCGAGGCCGACCCTCGCGGCGCTCGCCGTGGGCGGTGCCGTGGCGGCCGGCGGGGTGATCTGGGCCAACCGGAGGCGCCGCGGGCCCGACTGA
- a CDS encoding oxidoreductase: MTDPLAWLIDLEGVPSAYAGVRDGIDVMLRDRGLRRTSPEMTAESLLRGAHASAVLEGSASSLDEVRAGSGDEIATDAVRLSASMLALAPLLETAPLQAIARLHAVVGAGSLDPEQLGRPRDAASADRLRGVAELLLSGTSAPALLVAAVAHADVATAAPFASHNGIVARALERLVLVSRGVDAKSLVVPEAGHLHHRAAYESNLRAYSDGGPRGVHAWAIYGAEAFSAGAEASPLRG; encoded by the coding sequence ATGACCGACCCGCTCGCCTGGCTCATCGACCTCGAAGGGGTCCCGTCGGCCTACGCCGGCGTCCGCGACGGGATCGACGTGATGCTGCGCGACCGCGGCCTGCGTCGTACGTCGCCGGAGATGACCGCCGAGTCGCTGCTGCGTGGCGCCCACGCGAGCGCCGTCCTCGAGGGCTCGGCGTCGTCGCTGGACGAGGTGCGCGCGGGCTCCGGTGACGAGATCGCCACCGACGCGGTGCGGCTGTCCGCCTCGATGCTCGCCCTCGCGCCCCTGCTCGAGACCGCACCGCTCCAGGCGATCGCGCGGCTGCACGCCGTCGTCGGCGCCGGCTCCCTCGACCCCGAGCAGCTCGGCCGTCCGCGCGACGCCGCGTCGGCCGATCGGCTGCGCGGCGTCGCCGAGCTCCTGCTCTCCGGCACGTCGGCCCCGGCCCTCCTCGTCGCGGCTGTGGCGCACGCCGACGTCGCGACCGCCGCCCCGTTCGCCTCCCACAACGGCATCGTCGCCCGGGCCCTCGAGCGGCTCGTGCTGGTCTCCCGTGGCGTGGACGCCAAGTCGCTCGTCGTGCCCGAGGCCGGACACCTCCACCACCGGGCGGCGTACGAGTCGAACCTCCGGGCCTACAGCGACGGCGGCCCCCGCGGGGTCCACGCCTGGGCGATCTACGGGGCCGAGGCGTTCTCGGCCGGGGCCGAGGCCTCGCCGCTGCGGGGATAG
- a CDS encoding class I SAM-dependent methyltransferase encodes MSDDQPESPSHVDRSRSFGSVAEAYDRGRPSYPAEAITWLMGGEAKVVLELAAGTGKLTRDLVDQGHAVFATEPDEAMLAILRERVPEVSAKVATAEEIPANDRSVDVVVVAQAFHWFDHEVALAEIARVLKPGGHLALVWNSRDERIPWVRKMGDLLGIQDRDTSSARLLGESELFAETEETTFKNWQEVNRESILDLARSRSNFAVMGEAERSENLSKVLAFYDEYGRGMDGMQIPYVTRCYRAVVVDPDEPATSGDEDPSQEGPVVSDGTDTDMLLIDFR; translated from the coding sequence ATGAGCGACGATCAGCCCGAGAGCCCCTCCCACGTCGACCGCTCCCGTTCGTTCGGGTCGGTGGCCGAGGCCTACGACCGCGGGCGTCCGTCGTACCCCGCCGAGGCGATCACCTGGCTGATGGGCGGCGAGGCCAAGGTGGTCCTCGAGCTGGCCGCCGGCACCGGCAAGCTGACTCGCGACCTCGTCGACCAGGGCCACGCCGTGTTCGCCACCGAGCCCGACGAGGCGATGCTGGCGATCCTGCGCGAGCGGGTGCCCGAGGTGAGCGCCAAGGTCGCGACCGCCGAGGAGATCCCGGCCAACGACCGCTCGGTCGACGTGGTGGTGGTCGCGCAGGCCTTCCACTGGTTCGACCACGAGGTCGCGCTCGCCGAGATCGCCCGGGTGCTCAAGCCCGGCGGCCACCTCGCGCTCGTGTGGAACAGCCGCGACGAGCGGATCCCGTGGGTGCGCAAGATGGGCGACCTCCTCGGCATCCAGGACCGTGACACCTCCTCCGCCCGGCTCCTCGGCGAGAGCGAGCTCTTCGCGGAGACGGAGGAGACGACCTTCAAGAACTGGCAGGAGGTCAACCGCGAGTCGATCCTCGACCTGGCGCGTTCGCGGTCGAACTTCGCGGTCATGGGTGAGGCCGAGCGGTCGGAGAACCTGTCGAAGGTGCTCGCGTTCTACGACGAGTACGGCCGCGGCATGGACGGCATGCAGATCCCCTACGTCACCCGCTGCTACCGCGCCGTCGTGGTCGATCCCGACGAGCCGGCAACTTCCGGCGACGAGGACCCGTCACAGGAGGGACCGGTCGTGAGCGACGGCACCGACACCGACATGCTGCTCATCGACTTCCGCTAG
- a CDS encoding calcium-binding protein, translating to MRRTTSLTAATLLGLALLAPTTTASAAGETCRGEAATIVGGPRVAIVGTEGRDVVVTNRSQDVKTLGGDDLVCITGPDQRSGYRPVAIDTGDGNDVVDGTAAPDWPADGLLGAGSDTFYGGAGTDYLEAGARDGDFLPIDADHDVLVGGGGRDSLRSGQSGVPNTDVVDLGGGDDYLTYNGIPSAGGSVAGGAGADTLALPTSGHTLVVDNSVGRSTLDGQPSLSWSGLERFTISTTHHDPIDLTFRGTDADESLVSYADRAVVRASMAGGKDTFITGSVLLDGSTVDGGAQRDLFYAMDRSAVFSLDLGSGRFRSGRDDGAGPRLAAVEDFEDAELHANSVRIKGDNGRNHLFFSACTGSIRGRGGDDVAHRSYDAWFESRPECPEGYRIDGGQGSDDLEGYGGDDTIVGGPGNDTLSGKDGADRLIGGKGRDKADGGPGRPDRCVAEQKNRCER from the coding sequence ATGCGTCGTACGACCTCGCTGACCGCCGCGACCCTGCTGGGCCTGGCCCTGCTCGCGCCCACCACGACCGCGAGCGCCGCGGGCGAGACCTGCCGCGGCGAGGCCGCGACCATCGTCGGCGGTCCACGGGTGGCGATCGTGGGCACCGAGGGTCGCGACGTCGTCGTGACCAACCGGAGCCAGGACGTGAAGACCCTGGGCGGCGACGACCTGGTGTGCATCACCGGCCCGGACCAGCGCAGCGGCTACCGCCCGGTCGCGATCGACACGGGTGACGGCAACGACGTCGTCGACGGGACGGCCGCACCCGACTGGCCGGCCGACGGCCTCCTCGGCGCCGGGTCCGACACGTTCTACGGCGGAGCGGGCACCGACTACCTCGAGGCGGGCGCACGCGACGGCGACTTCCTGCCGATCGACGCCGACCACGACGTCCTCGTCGGCGGCGGGGGCCGCGACTCCCTCAGGAGCGGACAGTCCGGCGTGCCCAACACCGACGTGGTCGACCTCGGGGGCGGTGACGACTACCTGACCTACAACGGGATCCCCTCGGCGGGCGGCAGCGTCGCGGGCGGCGCCGGCGCCGACACGCTCGCGCTGCCGACCTCGGGTCACACGCTCGTGGTCGACAACAGCGTCGGCCGGTCGACGCTGGACGGTCAACCGTCCCTGTCGTGGTCCGGCCTCGAGCGCTTCACGATCTCGACGACCCACCATGACCCGATCGACCTCACGTTCCGGGGAACGGACGCCGACGAGAGCCTGGTGTCGTACGCCGACCGCGCCGTCGTGCGCGCCTCCATGGCCGGCGGCAAGGACACCTTCATCACCGGCTCCGTCCTGCTCGACGGCAGCACCGTCGACGGTGGCGCCCAGCGCGACCTCTTCTACGCCATGGACCGCAGCGCCGTCTTCAGCCTCGACCTCGGGTCAGGGCGGTTCCGGAGCGGCCGCGACGACGGAGCAGGGCCGCGGCTGGCGGCGGTCGAGGACTTCGAGGACGCCGAGCTCCACGCGAACAGCGTCCGGATCAAGGGCGACAACGGCCGCAACCACCTCTTCTTCTCGGCCTGCACCGGCAGCATCCGGGGCCGGGGCGGCGACGACGTCGCGCACCGGTCCTACGACGCCTGGTTCGAGTCGAGGCCCGAGTGTCCCGAGGGATACCGGATCGACGGTGGCCAGGGCAGCGACGACCTCGAGGGCTACGGCGGCGACGACACGATCGTCGGCGGCCCCGGCAACGACACGCTCTCCGGCAAGGACGGCGCCGACAGGCTCATCGGCGGCAAGGGCCGCGACAAGGCCGACGGCGGCCCCGGTCGCCCCGACCGTTGCGTGGCCGAGCAGAAGAACCGCTGCGAGCGCTGA
- a CDS encoding sensor histidine kinase, whose protein sequence is MARWRWRRTSLGGETDRATFRALHNASLASPALREGLTSASAERSVRHLRALLGTPAAGLGDTSGLLAWDGLGGHHKAQLVPTIQQVAETGRTMIVDERTLVCDDGGCEVRQAIVSPLVAEDTLVGALVVGAPHTTGGLVRAADEVASWVSGQLELAELDLSRTRLMEAEVRALRAQISPHFIYNSLGAIASFVRTDPDRARELLLEFADFTRYSFRRHGEYTTLAEELRSVERYLLLEQARFGDRLQVTLQVAPEVLPVAVPFLCVQPLVENAVRHGLEASADKEDGVGRLHITARDLDQECVIEVEDDGTGEDPERVRQALAGDASVDSVGLGNVDARLRNAYGDDYGLVVETAPGAGTKVIVRVPKFAPGVQV, encoded by the coding sequence GTGGCGAGGTGGAGGTGGCGGCGTACGTCGCTGGGCGGGGAGACCGACCGCGCCACCTTCCGTGCGCTGCACAACGCCTCGCTGGCGAGCCCGGCGCTCCGTGAAGGCCTGACGAGCGCGAGCGCCGAGCGGTCCGTGCGCCACCTGCGCGCACTGCTCGGCACCCCGGCCGCCGGGCTCGGCGACACGAGCGGGCTGCTCGCGTGGGACGGCCTCGGCGGCCACCACAAGGCCCAGCTCGTGCCCACGATCCAGCAGGTCGCGGAGACCGGACGCACGATGATCGTCGACGAGCGGACCCTGGTCTGCGACGACGGCGGCTGCGAGGTCCGGCAGGCGATCGTCAGCCCGCTGGTCGCCGAGGACACGCTCGTCGGGGCGCTCGTCGTCGGCGCCCCGCACACCACGGGCGGGCTCGTCCGCGCCGCCGACGAGGTCGCGTCGTGGGTCAGCGGGCAGCTCGAGCTCGCCGAGCTCGACCTCTCCCGCACCCGGCTGATGGAGGCCGAGGTGCGCGCGCTGCGGGCGCAGATCAGCCCGCACTTCATCTACAACTCGCTCGGCGCGATCGCCAGCTTCGTGCGCACCGACCCCGACCGGGCGCGCGAGCTGCTGCTGGAGTTCGCCGACTTCACGCGCTACTCCTTCCGCCGCCACGGCGAGTACACGACGCTCGCAGAAGAGCTCCGCTCGGTCGAGCGCTACCTCCTCCTCGAGCAGGCACGCTTCGGCGACCGGCTCCAGGTCACCCTGCAGGTCGCGCCCGAGGTGCTCCCGGTGGCGGTGCCGTTCCTGTGCGTCCAGCCGCTGGTGGAGAACGCCGTGCGCCACGGGCTCGAGGCCAGCGCCGACAAGGAGGACGGCGTCGGCCGGCTCCACATCACGGCGCGCGACCTCGACCAGGAGTGCGTCATCGAGGTCGAGGACGACGGCACCGGCGAGGACCCCGAGCGCGTCCGCCAGGCCCTGGCCGGCGACGCGTCGGTGGACTCGGTCGGTCTCGGCAACGTCGACGCGCGGCTGCGCAACGCCTACGGCGACGACTACGGTCTGGTCGTCGAGACCGCGCCCGGCGCCGGCACCAAGGTGATCGTGCGGGTGCCGAAGTTCGCCCCGGGAGTCCAGGTATGA